Genomic segment of Pseudorca crassidens isolate mPseCra1 chromosome 10, mPseCra1.hap1, whole genome shotgun sequence:
GGGGCCCAGCTGGGGCCTGTGCTGAGGAGACAGCTGACTGGGGGTGCTGCTCCCATCTGCCCCAACCCATGCTTGGCCCAGTGGGTCAGGGCAGCTTGGAGACCCTGAGCAACACTCAAAGCTGTTTCTAGGCGCGCTCAGCCTGCACCACGTGGAGGTAGAGGACAGCAAAACATGGCTGCTAGTTCAAAGACGCCTAGAGGCTCCCTCCTCCTGCTCCCAGGATCCCAGCTGTCTTGAAAATTGAAAGGCTCTGCCACCCATCTCTACCTGCTGGGTGTGCTGTGTCTTTCAGATGGATGGGCTGGAGAAGAAGCTGTCACGATGCTGGAGAGACCTGGAGGCTGTGAACTCCAGGCTCTGTGGGGCAGAGCTGAGCTCAGAGGCCAGGTAATGCTCCTCCCGACATCCCCCAGTCCTTCCTATCTGTCCCGGGGCCCCAGCCGTCAACTGccacccctcccatccccctgccACCAGAGACCTGAGCCCATGTTCCTCTTGTCTCCCTTGCTCTGGTGTGCCAGCTGTCCCTCaggtgggaaaaagaaaaagggcctGAGCCATTTTGACCCCTTCCCCCTCACAGGAGTTCTCtggagaaggagaaaagcagCCTGATGAACAAAGCCTCCAACTATGGTAAGAAAGCTCCCTGCCATTACCAGCCCCACCCTCGCGTCCTAGGATCAGGAAGGGTCAGACAGCCCAGGGAGCCCACAAAGTGATGGGGGTCAAGGGCATTCTTTGGGAGAGAGCCAGCCCCCAGGGGGTTGCAGGCACCAACTGAAGGCCCAGCATCCTGGAAGAGCAAGTTTGTTCCTTTGTTCCCAGGGAGATGGAGAGTCCTGTGGGTCTGTTCTCCTGTGGGATGAAGGGGTATGGCTGTGGCCAGGTGAAGAGATCCTCACATCCACCCTGACTTGGGAGGTctgtcctccctgccccctcctcccagacCTCCACTCTCTCCCAGGAAAACCCTGCAATGGAGTGATGGGAATAGGGTCTTTGGGGTCCAGGGTGGAGGATGAACCTCCCACTTGGGTGCTGTGAAGGGCTACTGTGAGTGGAGCAATGCTGCCACCTTCTGGATGCTGGGTGCAAAGCCAGGTAGAGCCCAGACGGCACGGAGCTAGAGGGTGGCTGCTGGGCGCTGCCCCCAGCAGCCCAGGAGGAAATGGGTCTGCAGAGGCTCCTCAGGCTTGTCTGTTCTATTCACCCTGAGGGGCCAGGCCTGGCCAAGAATCAGCCCTAGAATAGTCCATATGGCAGGGAGCCTCCTGTAGGAACCAGGCTGAATCAACACTGTTAGCACGGTGCCTGTCACACACCCCTACCCGGGTCCCGTCTGGCCTGCCCAGAGCTGGTTTGCAGGTATCTCCCTGCTTCCTCACGCAGGGAGGGATGGGACATCAGTTCCCTCTCGAACCTAGCAATTTTCACACAAAATTGTAGCATTTAGCACTCAGGTCAGCCCTCACAGAATACCAACCACCTGTGTATCATATGAATGGATACAGTGTGGCTGTAGAATAGCAGGGCTGGCTTCCTCTAGAGGCGGCCTGCCTGCCTT
This window contains:
- the CCDC167 gene encoding coiled-coil domain-containing protein 167; translation: MTKKKRENLGVAQEMDGLEKKLSRCWRDLEAVNSRLCGAELSSEARSSLEKEKSSLMNKASNYEKELELLRQENRKNMLLSVAIFLLLTLIYAYWTL